From the Helicobacter pylori genome, one window contains:
- a CDS encoding nuclease — translation MKLVLAKNTRKSDAKSVELEDLYKKFNEDKRSIFYFAPTNAHKDMLKAVDFFKEKGHTAYLDEVRVSTDEKDFLYELHII, via the coding sequence ATGAAACTAGTTTTAGCCAAGAATACAAGAAAATCAGACGCCAAGAGCGTGGAATTAGAGGATTTGTATAAAAAATTCAATGAAGACAAGCGTTCTATTTTTTATTTTGCCCCCACAAACGCCCATAAAGACATGCTCAAAGCGGTGGATTTTTTCAAAGAAAAAGGCCATACAGCTTATTTAGATGAGGTGAGGGTCAGCACTGATGAAAAAGATTTTCTTTATGAATTGCACATTATTTAA